One stretch of Chitinophaga pendula DNA includes these proteins:
- a CDS encoding aspartate kinase encodes MKVFKFGGASLESIERIRQVVGILQSFPDEKILIVISAMGKTTNELEKVAQNYFMRKREIAAQLLYNIEQQHIQVAEGLLGTKDHPLYTQLQQFFTEAEWTLGEKPIRNFDYYYDQLVSLGELLSTAIVSAYFNMAGLPNVWLDVRDIFRTDDNFRDGNIDWEVTGRQVNEKVFPIFNTMNLVITQGFIGSTDQNESVTLGREGSDYSAAVFANLLNAESQTIWKDVEGLKNADPKLFPNTINIPEISFSEVIEMAYYGAQVIHPKTIKPLQNKQIPLYVKCFLNKDLPGTVIHESAVGKQLPPIIVLKKSQVLITITSRDYGFITEERISDIYEIFHGLKIKINLMQNGAISFSCCIDNNPEKIEQLIKTLHLDYKIAYNEGLELLTVRYYEDGLLSELCTNRRILLEQRSRVTVQRLMK; translated from the coding sequence ATGAAGGTTTTCAAGTTTGGTGGTGCAAGTTTAGAAAGCATTGAACGTATACGGCAGGTAGTCGGCATTCTGCAATCGTTTCCTGATGAGAAGATATTGATCGTTATTTCTGCTATGGGTAAAACGACCAATGAGTTGGAGAAGGTAGCACAGAATTATTTTATGCGTAAGCGGGAGATTGCAGCGCAATTATTGTACAATATAGAGCAGCAGCATATACAGGTAGCGGAGGGTTTGCTGGGTACGAAGGATCATCCTTTGTATACGCAGTTGCAACAGTTTTTTACGGAAGCGGAATGGACACTTGGGGAGAAGCCGATACGTAATTTTGACTATTACTATGATCAGTTGGTGAGCCTGGGTGAGTTATTGAGCACAGCGATCGTGAGTGCTTATTTTAATATGGCCGGCTTACCTAATGTGTGGCTGGATGTAAGGGATATTTTCCGTACGGATGATAATTTCCGTGACGGTAATATTGACTGGGAGGTGACGGGTCGTCAGGTGAATGAGAAGGTGTTTCCGATATTCAATACGATGAACCTGGTGATCACGCAGGGTTTTATAGGCAGTACGGACCAGAATGAGAGTGTGACGTTGGGACGTGAGGGCAGTGATTATTCTGCTGCGGTATTTGCCAACCTGCTGAATGCGGAGAGCCAGACTATCTGGAAGGATGTGGAAGGGTTGAAGAATGCGGACCCGAAGTTATTTCCCAACACCATCAATATACCGGAGATCAGCTTCAGCGAGGTGATAGAGATGGCATATTATGGTGCGCAGGTGATCCATCCGAAGACGATCAAGCCGTTGCAGAACAAGCAGATCCCCTTGTATGTAAAATGTTTTCTGAACAAGGACCTGCCTGGTACGGTGATCCATGAGAGTGCTGTAGGCAAGCAGCTTCCTCCTATCATTGTATTGAAGAAGAGCCAGGTGTTGATCACTATTACATCGCGTGACTATGGTTTTATTACGGAGGAGCGTATCAGTGATATTTATGAGATCTTCCACGGATTGAAGATCAAGATCAACCTGATGCAGAATGGTGCGATCAGTTTTTCCTGCTGTATAGATAATAATCCGGAGAAGATAGAGCAGCTGATCAAGACGTTACATCTTGATTACAAGATTGCGTATAATGAGGGGTTGGAGTTGCTAACGGTGCGCTATTATGAAGACGGGTTGCTGAGTGAGTTGTGTACGAACCGGCGTATATTGCTGGAGCAGCGTTCGCGGGTAACAGTGCAGCGGTTGATGAAATAA
- the fbp gene encoding class 1 fructose-bisphosphatase: MSNKQKVMTLDEFTIQELRNYPGATGQLSGLLRDIGLAAKRVNVEVNKAGIADILGEAGKTNVQGESVKKLDEFANEQFINSLRTSIYCCGVASEEEESFIMFDDEHSKNSKYVVLMDPLDGSNNIDVNVSIGTIFSVYRRLSPEGTSCELEDFLQPGTQQIAAGYIIYGASTMLVYATRRSVQGFTLDPSIGEFCLSHPNLKCPPDSDIFSVNVGYYHLYEANIRRSIDHFMARSEEEKIYRHRFVGCMVAEIHRTLIQGGIFMYPAFGKYKSGRLRLCYECNPMSFIMEKAGGASMANGKQRLLELKPAQLHQRIPIFIGSKGLMDTWQQIVNQ; encoded by the coding sequence ATGAGTAACAAGCAAAAAGTAATGACACTGGATGAATTTACCATCCAGGAGCTTAGGAACTACCCCGGCGCTACCGGCCAGCTATCAGGCCTGCTAAGGGATATAGGCCTGGCTGCCAAACGCGTCAATGTAGAAGTGAACAAAGCCGGTATAGCGGATATACTCGGAGAAGCAGGTAAAACAAACGTACAGGGCGAATCCGTAAAGAAACTCGATGAATTCGCTAACGAACAGTTCATCAACTCCCTCCGTACCAGCATCTATTGCTGTGGTGTCGCCTCAGAAGAAGAAGAAAGCTTCATTATGTTCGATGATGAACACTCCAAAAACTCCAAGTATGTAGTGCTCATGGACCCCCTCGATGGCTCCAACAACATCGACGTGAATGTGTCTATCGGTACCATCTTCTCCGTATACCGCCGCCTGTCACCCGAAGGTACCTCCTGCGAACTCGAAGACTTCCTACAGCCAGGTACCCAACAGATAGCCGCCGGATATATCATCTACGGCGCCTCTACCATGCTCGTATACGCCACCCGCAGAAGCGTACAGGGCTTTACACTCGACCCCTCCATCGGCGAGTTCTGCCTCTCCCATCCTAACCTCAAGTGCCCCCCGGATAGCGATATATTCTCCGTAAACGTTGGATACTACCACCTCTACGAAGCAAATATCCGCCGGTCCATCGACCACTTCATGGCCAGATCAGAAGAAGAAAAAATATATCGCCACCGCTTCGTAGGTTGCATGGTCGCCGAAATTCACCGTACCCTCATACAAGGCGGTATCTTCATGTACCCCGCCTTCGGTAAATATAAATCCGGCCGCCTCCGCCTCTGCTACGAATGCAATCCCATGTCTTTCATCATGGAAAAAGCCGGCGGCGCTTCCATGGCAAACGGTAAACAACGCCTCCTCGAACTCAAACCCGCACAACTACACCA